One part of the Nocardioides zeae genome encodes these proteins:
- a CDS encoding inositol monophosphatase family protein encodes MAIADGADHTDDLRLAHLLADDADSISLDRFKAVDLHVMSKPDLTPVTDADQAVESTIRAKLGRVRSRDAILGEEEGVTPGQGTGGRRWIIDPIDGTKNFVRGVPVWATLIGLEVDGEIVAGVVSAPALQRRWWAAKGQGAWTGRSLLKATRCATSAVRDLGDASLSYSSLSGWDERGRLDDFLALTRRVWRTRAYGDFWSYMLVAEGAVDVAAEPELEVYDMAALDVIVREAGGSFTGLDGADGPWSGNAIASNGHLHEPVLGFLGTAGGDDPDDPPFLGGVVRQLRP; translated from the coding sequence ATGGCCATCGCTGACGGTGCCGACCACACCGACGACCTGCGGCTCGCGCACCTCCTGGCCGACGACGCGGACTCCATCAGCCTCGACCGCTTCAAGGCGGTCGACCTGCACGTCATGAGCAAGCCCGACCTCACGCCCGTGACCGACGCCGACCAGGCGGTCGAGTCGACGATCCGCGCCAAGCTCGGTCGGGTGCGCTCGCGCGACGCGATCCTCGGCGAGGAGGAGGGCGTCACGCCCGGCCAGGGCACCGGCGGTCGCCGCTGGATCATCGACCCCATCGACGGCACGAAGAACTTCGTCCGCGGTGTGCCCGTCTGGGCCACCCTCATCGGGCTCGAGGTCGACGGCGAGATCGTCGCCGGCGTGGTCTCCGCCCCGGCGCTGCAGCGCCGCTGGTGGGCGGCCAAGGGCCAGGGCGCCTGGACGGGCCGCTCCCTGCTCAAGGCGACCCGGTGTGCGACGTCGGCGGTGCGGGACCTGGGCGATGCGTCGCTCTCCTACAGCTCGCTCTCGGGCTGGGACGAGCGTGGCCGGCTCGACGACTTCCTCGCCCTGACGCGGCGGGTGTGGCGCACGCGGGCGTACGGCGACTTCTGGTCCTACATGCTCGTCGCCGAGGGCGCCGTCGACGTCGCGGCCGAGCCGGAGCTCGAGGTCTACGACATGGCGGCGCTCGACGTCATCGTGCGCGAGGCCGGCGGCTCCTTCACGGGCCTCGACGGCGCGGACGGACCGTGGAGCGGCAACGCGATCGCCTCGAACGGCCACCTGCACGAGCCGGTGCTCGGCTTCCTCGGTACGGCGGGGGGCGACGACCCCGACGACCCCCCGTTCCTCGGCGGCGTGGTGCGCCAGCTGCGCCCCTGA